A single Raphanus sativus cultivar WK10039 unplaced genomic scaffold, ASM80110v3 Scaffold4100, whole genome shotgun sequence DNA region contains:
- the LOC130507155 gene encoding zinc finger protein ZAT9-like, producing MQKHKCKLCSKSFCNGRALGGHMKSHLVSSHTPTRKKLGDSVHSPSSSSSDGKTLVYGLRENPRKSSRVFNPDPESSTVYNSETETEPESVDPVRRRSRAEVSKKKRSKKRVSVKKQKTSHVNSSESQEPASSVSDGSPEQELAMCLMMLSRDTRELKKHVFAAEETKPEKIHFPELRRCVIDLNLPPPQESDIIVTVVSAI from the coding sequence ATGCAGAAGCACAAATGCAAGCTCTGTTCCAAGAGTTTCTGTAATGGCAGAGCACTTGGTGGTCACATGAAGTCCCACTTGGTCTCATCACACACTCCCACTCGGAAGAAACTCGGTGACTCGGTTCAttctccttcctcttcctcctcagACGGTAAAACTCTGGTCTACGGGCTGCGAGAGAACCCGAGGAAGAGTTCTCGGGTCTTTAACCCGGATCCTGAGTCTTCCACCGTTTACAACAGCGAGACCGAGACCGAACCCGAGTCTGTAGACCCGGTTCGGAGACGGAGCAGAGCAGAGGTTTCCAAGAAGAAAAGGAGTAAGAAGAGAGTGTCCGTAAAGAAGCAGAAGACGAGTCATGTTAACTCGAGCGAGTCTCAGGAACCGGCGAGTTCTGTCTCCGACGGTTCTCCGGAACAGGAGTTAGCCATGTGTTTGATGATGCTATCTAGAGATACAAGGGAACTGAAGAAACATGTTTTTGCAGCGGAAGAGACTAAGCCGGAAAAGATACATTTCCCGGAGCTCCGCCGCTGTGTGATAGATCTGAATCTTCCTCCGCCGCAAGAAAGCGATATTATTGTCACCGTAGTTTCAGCCATATAA